One Antennarius striatus isolate MH-2024 chromosome 17, ASM4005453v1, whole genome shotgun sequence genomic window carries:
- the dnaaf9 gene encoding dynein axonemal assembly factor 9, producing the protein MAGIRTVNGKLSGINPAVSCCRLRQVQSLLHEGGSSTPDGILCSLGIDSRYNEGCTELAKYLFYGLYGRTQLSLEHVLEEFPEEMLDDVILLIKAECVHLYCNPMNYCYLLPYVSHWRNLHLYCMTEAEYEDEEAAEEFKISSFVTMVQDCYHIGVPYSSQGHVQRFDMFMVEKWPLIQAFALEGIGGGSFFTVKYKLMDMSEKLWQVYSRLDPVSLGDVFTEDVVNFEKQWSAFFSSMDLESHLSILELSEAQAGETFRTYYSHGLISSNITDKSKSQQPFVLFGRHSSREDLKTYSFNFPSESHQVRNTGCQSLTANHMILQCVAPKGPLACSRTYFFGTSHTPYLGNRNTAQNKTEVLLLSQIYSAAVQAVLSGIKCYSCTTCAAKAKDVAENTFLMALDSAGLSQYRSALRSKCEFNIQAVNKQGRIIPLTDEERRYVIKTASMTVHDIPDLQWDRGVLGSVVFSESFLESSINIQQKGGALSSDSCYTILTATVPRYACWLMESDVKQSEQAQHLAKKEEGTCLGTALTVADAAYVSSSSQLSTPEEGKIIFFSEGLLFIHSQYGSITLSKDHIRTIRFYHPDFGAVASLFVEYESNVFPHLPFPLHSFDQCLVFALQPRSISHKAFYSKVLSVWRNSESELNLQLVDEEHLTCNQKNMHVRLQRLHDSQEPPVAKRRGNLKTSCSQLPEQDMFLQHFALSSIGQEPIIYDHLGVLFPSAELRNSTSVLGEKVVVTIITGLPGSHKMSLCNSLVKLNKERGRLLLYKPDPDTFSASHLQQYLSSFLQSQRGPEGKSRLLVLTPGYTDVLDVVQSVLSHPDPVVRAGFTIGAVTACVDPLASCMEHRFTFPKLLEQCSQGIVSTVVFTGLTAEQKHPLMQHVQQMVRSANPTAAFILSEKGAVTRTEHMNLIFSDSGFAEPQMLRARYILYPGWCEGRFASGLGSLVLSQRRVAFNRPLERPLFITRCQALKSSLRPSPFRGNVYNLRGKVRFSDSDQLMEVSYNTVSGSLSIVPDSSNVACLKPVPKETNASYFLVFDGVDLMEDGLKDWLRLCAKQRQMKKPKKTKNTLSPQEIKLIHIARHLDPLPEGYFYNGYQYVDIFGEKRSLHPNMEEFIQEYVTKANKEIELLNHQRELQGEPDLFDP; encoded by the exons ATGGCCGGTATAAGGACGGTAAACGGAAAATTATCCGGAATCAACCCAGCTGTTAG CTGCTGTCGCCTGCGTCAGGTCCAGTCTCTGCTCCATGAGGGGGGCAGTTCCACTCCTGATGGCATCCTGTGCTCCCTAG gaatAGACAGCAGATATAATGAAGGGTGCACTGAGCTGGCAAAATATCTGTTCTATGGCCTATATGGAAGAACTCAATTGAGTCTAGAGCATGTCCTCGAAGAATTTCCTGAGGAAATGCTTGATG aTGTTATCCTGTTGATCAAAGCGGAGTGTGTTCATCTGTACTGCAACCCAATGAACTACTGTTACCTGTTGCCATATGTGTCTCACTGGAGGAACCTGCATCTCTACTGCATGACAGAGGCAGAG TATGAAGATGAGGAAGCAGCAGAGGAATTCAAAATATCCAGTTTTGTCACCATGGTACAGGACTGTTATCACATTGGAGTACCTTATAGCTCCCAGG GACATGTGCAGCGGTTTGACATgtttatggtggagaaatggcCCCTAATTCAAGCATTTGCTCTGGAAGGCATTGGAGGTGGAAGCTTTTTTACTGTGAAATACAAG CTCATGGACATGAGTGAGAAGCTGTGGCAAGTTTACAGCAGACTGGACCCAGTGTCTCTGGGTGACGTCTTCACAGAG gaTGTGGTTAACTTTGAGAAGCAGTGGAGTGCGTTTTTTTCTAGCATGGACCTTGAGAGCCATCTCTCCATCTTGGAGCTATCTGAAGCTCAAGCGGGGGAG ACATTCCGCACTTACTACTCTCATGGCCTGATTTCAAGCAACATCACCGATAAAAG caaAAGTCAGCAGCCCTTTGTGTTGTTTGGGCGACATTCTTCCAGAGAAGATTTGAAGACTTATTCCTTCAATTTTCCCTCAGAAAGTCATCAGGTCCGCAACACAGGATGTCAAAGTttaacagccaatcacatg ATTCTGCAGTGCGTAGCTCCCAAAGGTCCACTGGCCTGCTCTCGGACCTATTTCTTCGGGACATCCCACACTCCGTACCTTG GAAATCGAAACACTGCgcaaaataaaactgaagtgtt actTTTGTCCCAAATTTATTCGGCTGCTGTTCAAGCTGTCCTGTCGGGAATCAAATGCTACTCCTGCACCACTTGCGCTGCTAAG GCAAAGGATGTAGCAGAGAACACATTTCTAATGGCTTTGGATTCAGCCGGTTTAAGCCAGTACCGCAGTGCGCTCAG ATCCAAATGTGAATTTAACATTCAAGCAGTGAACAAGCAAGGAAG gATTATTCCTCTGACTGATGAAGAAAGACGTTATGTCATTAAAACA GCTTCCATGACCGTCCATGACATCCCAGATCTCCAGTGGGACAGGGGGGTCCTGGGTTCTGTGGTTTTCTCTGAATCCTTCTTGGAGTCAAGTATCAACATTCAACAGAAAG GTGGCGCTTTGTCCTCAGACAGCTGCTACACCATCCTGACTGCCACAGTGCCTCGCTATGCATGCTGGCTG ATGGAATCTGATGTAAAGCAATCTGAGCAAGCGCAACATCTTGCCAAG AAGGAGGAAGGGACCTGTTTGGGAACGGCTCTGACAGTAGCAGATGCTGCATATGTGTCCTCCAGCAGCCAGCTGTCTACGCCCGAAGAAG GAAAAATCATCTTCTTCTCTGAGGGACTCCTTTTCATCCACTCTCAGTACGGAAGCATCACTCTGTCAAAGGATCACATCAGAACCATCAGGTTCTACCATCCG GACTTCGGGGCTGTGGCGTCTCTCTTTGTGGAGTATGAAAGCAACGTGTTTCCCCACCTTCCGTTCCCTCTACACAGCTTCGACCAGTGTTTGGTCTTTGCTCTTCAGCCCAGGTCGATAAGCCACAAGGCCTTCTATTCCAAG GTGTTGTCAGTGTGGCGAAACTCTGAATCTGAACTCAATCTGCAGTTAGTGGATGAAGAGCATCTGACCTGCAACCAGAAGAACAT GCATGTCAGACTGCAGCGGCTGCACGACAGTCAGGAGCCTCCTGTGGCCAAACGGAGAGGCAACCTGAAGACGTCATGCTCCCAGCTGCCGGAACAGGACAT GTTTCTTCAGCATTTTGCTCTGAGCAGCATTGGTCAGGAGCCAATAATCTACGACCACCTGGGGGTGCTCTTCCCCTCTGCGGAACTGCGGAACTCAACAAGCGTTCTGGGAGAAAAG GTTGTCGTTACTATTATCACTGGATTGCCCGGAAGCCACAAGATGAGTCTCTGTAACTCCCTGGTAAAATTGAACAAGGAGCGTGGAAG GTTGTTGCTGTACAAGCCGGACCCTGACACATTCTCAGCCTCTCACCTGCAGCAGTATCTGTCCAGTTTCCTGCAGAGTCAGAGAGGCCCAGAAGGCAAAAGCCGTCTGCTGGTGCTCACACCTGG ATACACAGATGTTCTGGATGTTGTCCAGTCTGTACTTTCCCATCCTGATCCAGTCGTCCGAGCGGGTTTCACCATCGGTGCTGTGACGGCTTGCGTGGACCCCCTCGCCTCCTGTATGGAGCACAG GTTTACCTTCCCTAAGCTGCTGGAGCAGTGCAGCCAAG GTATTGTGAGTACAGTGGTGTTCACCGGGCTGACAGCAGAGCAGAAGCACCCTCTCATGCAGCATGTTCAGCAGATGGTACGCTCTGCCAACCCCACCGCTGCCTTCATACTGTCAGAGAAAGGAGCTGTCACCCG gaCTGAACATATGAACCTGATCTTTTCTGACAGCGGCTTCGCTGAGCCGCAGATGCTGAGAGCCCGTTACATTCTCTACCCTGGATG GTGCGAAGGCCGCTTCGCTTCTGGATTGGGGTCTCTGGTCCTTTCTCAGCGCCGCGTGGCTTTCAACCGCCCCCTGGAGAGGCCTCTTTTCATCACCCGCTGTCAAG CTCTGAAGTCGTCACTAAGGCCAAGCCCCTTCCGTGGGAACGTCTACAACCTTCGGGGAAAAGTCCGGTTTTCTG ACTCTGACCAGCTAATGGAGGTGAGCTACAACACCGTGAGCGGGAGCCTGAGCATCGTCCCCGACTCCTCAAACGTGGCCTGTTTGAAGCCGGTCCCCAAAGAGACAAACGCATCCTACTTCCTGGTGTTTGATGGCGTCGACCTCATGGAGGATGGGCTGAAGGACTGGCTCAGACTGTGTGCCAAGCAG agGCAGATGAAGAAACCGAAGAAGACTAAAAACACCCTCTCACCGCAGGAAATCAAGCTCAtacat ATCGCTAGGCACTTGGATCCATTACCAGAGGGCTACTTCTACAACGGTTATCAATATGTTGACATCTTCGGTGAAAAAAGGAGCCTCCATCCCA ACATGGAGGAGTTTATTCAAGAGTACGTCACCAAGGCCAACAAAGAGATCGAGCTGCTCAACCATCAGCGGGAGCTGCAAGGAGAGCCTGACCTGTTTGATCCGTGA
- the ky gene encoding kyphoscoliosis peptidase produces the protein MSAKLVIQKFSFPFTCGARLSEQELTQNGHIQVKALTLHEHQEDPILGKPSPSTAREPPAHDENQVQENLNPPPGPDATAVQVKACQDVVLSRQSVFEKLTAESEDQRPVAKRQLSSESAARTITVVKKSTVRKEAEEQRHLKPRAQLGQRVPPFAATAGKRRRRKDLFTNSDVFHRVDSHVIRAGAELKEKCVYDVKVIVQRITQGARNELERLRAIWVWLCHNIEYDVSGYLGHTDKVSSPEEVIATGRGVCCSYSNLCAEMCRQMGIECHEVPGYSKGIGYRQGQSLKNVKSDHLWNAVLLGGQWFLLDACWGAGRVDMEHESFVKRFDDFYFLTDPEEFIDSHFPDEEKWQLLDLPITREEFERRVFKTSAFFTMGLRLIQPHHCHIVTDDGEANVSLGFSRPVTFTYEITQHQDLLHSGASEQKESCNSSYGLLTVSHRSMKLQLLPPASGEYDVKVFARPESATTPLLWVCSFTVECPTPRAMEEIPENPFLSWGLQPTAGSQGIAGSSQGSDVTEVEDGTFELMLKTSRPLMVLCELVHPQMESAVAKRCLATQIQPNALTCHALCPLRGFYRLSVFVRDYDKTEVKFQNAANFLLHCKGKVIGQDELFPPNLASACGPGTRTSEAGLSKFSHVTALVSTQHGKCNITFHNQRDLELHTVLSRVENKTTAIPLSRYLFCTYTDYKVTVSVSLPDAGVYRLGLYARLTPGDDFNPMCDFVLRNSCDQPGLPFPCVYSAWRKGCVLFEPRMGLLEPLSWVRFRVRVPGAKKVSVVGETRTDLKLNKSRVWEGEVSSGSGLQQLKLAAALGESNDMAVLMTFDIKQSEGEV, from the exons ATGTCAGCTAAACTTGTGATTCAGAAGTTCTCCTTCCCCTTCACCTGCGGCGCAAGACTTTCTGAGCAAGAATTGACACAGAACGGACACATACAGGTGAAGGCCTTGACACTCCACGAGCATCAGGAGGATCCGATCTTAGGTAAACCGAGCCCCTCTACAGCTCGAGAACCGCCGGCGCATGATGAGAACCAGGTCCAGGAAAACCTGAACCCTCCTCCTGGTCCAGATGCGACAGCTGTCCAGGTCAAAGCTTGCCAGGATGTGGTGCTGTCCAGGCAGAGCGTTTTTGAGAAACTTACAGCTGAAAGTGAAGATCAGCGCCCGGTGGCAAAGAGACAGCTGTCGTCTGAGAGCGCGGCCAGGACCATCACGGTGGTGAAGAAGAGCACAGTGAGGAAGGAAGCAGAGGAGCAGAGGCACCTGAAGCCTAGAGCGCAGCTTGGACAGAGGGTGCCGCCGTTCGCGGCGACGGCAGGGAAGAGGAGGCGGCGAAAAGACCTCTTCACCAACTCGGATGTCTTCCACAGGGTCGATTCGCACGTCATCAGAGCAGGAGCTGAG ctaaaGGAAAAGTGTGTATATGATGTAAAGGTGATAGTACAGAGGATTACACAAGGAGCCAGAAATGAGCTGGAGAGGCTTCGTGCCATCTGGGTTTGGCTGTGCCACAACATCG AGTACGATGTGAGTGGCTACCTTGGCCACACGGATAAGGTGAGCTCTCCAGAGGAAGTGATAGCAACCGGTCGGGGGGTGTGTTGCAGCTACTCCAACCTTTGTGCCGAGATGTGCAg ACAGATGGGCATTGAGTGCCATGAAGTACCCGGCTACAGTAAAGGGATTGGGTACCGTCAGGGCCAGAGCCTCAAGAATGTGAAATCTGATCACTTGTGGAACGCTGTGCTTCTGGGAGGACAGTGGTTCCTTTTGGACGCCTGTTGGGGAGCAGGACGAGTAGATATGGAACACGAAAGCTTCGTCAAAAG GTTCGATGATTTCTATTTCCTAACGGACCCGGAGGAGTTCATAGATTCACACTTCCCAGATGAGGAAAAATGGCAGCTCCTGGACCTGCCCATCACCCGGGAGGAGTTTGAGAGAAGGGTCTTCAAGACCTCGGCCTTCTTCACCATGGGGCTCAGGCTGATTCAGCCTCATCACTGTCACATTGTTACAG ATGATGGTGAGGCAAACGTTTCCCTGGGTTTCTCCAGGCCCGTAACCTTTACCTATGAGATCACACAGCACCAGGACCTTCTACATTCTGGAGCATCTGAGCAGAAAGAGTCTTGCAACTCCTCCTACGGCCTCCTAACCGTCTCCCATCGAAGCATGAAGTTACAGCTCCTACCTCCTGCAAGTGGAGAGTATGACGTGAAGGTATTTGCCAGACCTGAATCGGCCACCACGCCTCTGCTCTGGGTCTGCTCCTTCACAGTTGAGTGTCCCACCCCACGGGCCATGGAGGAGATTCCAGAAAACCCCTTCTTGTCTTGGGGCCTCCAGCCTACGGCAGGTTCTCAGGGCATTGCGGGCAGCAGTCAGGGCAGCGACGTCACTGAGGTGGAAGACGGCACCTTTGAATTGATGTTGAAGACCTCAAGGCCTCTGATGGTGCTTTGCGAACTCGTTCACCCACAGATGGAATCTGCCGTGGCCAAGCGATGCCTGGCCACTCAGATTCAACCCAACGCCCTGACATGCCACGCCCTCTGCCCCTTGCGTGGCTTCTACAGGCTGTCGGTGTTCGTGCGGGACTACGACAAAACAGAGGTCAAGTTCCAGAACgctgcaaacttcctgttacaCTGCAAAGGGAAAGTGATCGGTCAGGATGAGCTCTTCCCTCCAAACCTCGCCTCAGCATGTGGGCCGGGGACCCGCACGTCAGAGGCAGGGCTGTCTAAATTTAGCCACGTGACAGCACTGGTGAGCACCCAGCACGGCAAGTGTAACATCACCTTCCACAACCAGCGGGACCTTGAGCTTCACACTGTGCTCAGCAGAGTAGAGAACAAAACAACTGCCATCCCTCTTTCGCGCTACCTCTTCTGCACATACACAGACTACAAGGTGACGGTGAGCGTCAGCCTACCTGACGCTGGGGTGTACCGGCTGGGCCTGTATGCTAGGCTCACCCCAGGTGATGATTTCAACCCCATGTGTGACTTTGTTCTGAGGAACAGCTGCGATCAGCCGGGGCTCCCCTTCCCTTGTGTCTACTCAGCCTGGAGAAAAGGCTGCGTGCTCTTTGAGCCCCGCATGGGCCTGCTGGAACCCCTGTCATGGGTCCGCTTCAGGGTGAGGGTCCCCGGGGCCAAGAAGGTGAGTGTGGTGGGAGAGACGAGAACTGATCTGAAACTGAACAAGAGTCGAGTCTGGGAAGGTGAGGTTTCCAGTGGAAGTGGGCTACAACAACTGAAACTGGCCGCCGCCTTGGGGGAGTCCAATGACATGGCTGTTTTGATGACCTTTGACATCAAGCAGTCGGAGGGAGAAGTGTGA